The following are from one region of the Pseudorasbora parva isolate DD20220531a chromosome 12, ASM2467924v1, whole genome shotgun sequence genome:
- the znf326 gene encoding DBIRD complex subunit ZNF326 isoform X2 has product MWTDNKEEMFPSSAENSGKCYCQPLFGSFASSESFETNGSDRYGAYESFGHGALSTEDVDSVFDHSNGGYSDSYSSTWTADVLSNWDRPNVMSSQRSRSPFSDSGRESQYSTSNLSDSSSLYSPSHSRPAPIGSRGRDMHPYVHRNYQGRSAVVPETEAQGVRNPSIWIERYHSASAALVFRGTKRKMMEPVPPCKLVKKKRIVKATPSIVGSHISKDSCFTTNSKETNGEHEHGKKVRAREKRRRRREKNHEKYGDKHRWAFTCAFCKFHTFEDKDIEKHFGSTYHRETLDYIRRQAKFDDKVMSFLHDCMVHKFHKTVSTLHKLKFSCGRSKDEWAKIMEGVTEDDYVRRMEVVYCAACDSHIPVVFSSVQQHLHSLTHLKSKMAYKEQLKRDSVVTAKAIINNDNVKVRYEKYMKGEDPFATDAKDTSSDSQDPERSDEAEEDEENSD; this is encoded by the exons ATGTG GACTGACAATAAAGAAGAAATGTTCCCATCCTCAGCTGAAAATTCAG GGAAATGCTACTGTCAGCCATTATTTGGATCGTTTGCATCCTCTGAGTCCTTTGAGACCAATGGCTCTGACAG ATATGGTGCCTATGAATCTTTTGGACATGGAGCCTTGAGCACTGAAGATGTAGATAGCGTTTTTGATCATTCTAATGGAGGGTACAGTGATTCCTATTCATCAACCTGGACTGCAGATGTCTTGTCAAACTGGGATAGGCCCAATGTCATGTCTTCCCAGAGGTCCAGGTCTCCATTTTCAGACAGCGGCAGAGAGAGTCAGTACTCAACTTCCAATCTCTCTGATTCCTCCAGCCTGTACTCTCCCTCACACTCTCGGCCTGCACCGATTGGCTCACGGGGGAGAGACATGCACCCATATGTGCACAGAAACTACCAGGGAAGAAGTGCTGTCGTACCTGAGACAGAAGCACAAGGTGTAAGG AACCCGTCTATTTGGATAGAGAGATACCACTCAGCATCTGCTGCTCTAGTGTTTCGAGGAACCAAGAGGAAGATGATGGAACCAGTGCCTCCTTGCAAGCTGGTTAAAAAAAAGAGGATTGTTAAAGCAACTCCCAGCATCGTGG GATCACACATTTCAAAG GACAGCTGCTTTACTACCAATAGCAAAGAAACAAATGGAGAGCATG AACATGGCAAAAAAGTTAGAGCCAGAGAGAAGCGCAGAAGACGACGAGAGAAGAATCATGAAAAATATGGCGATAAACACAG gtgggCTTTTACATGTGCTTTTTGTAAATTTCACACGTTTGAAGACAAAGACATTGAGAAACACTTTGGAAGCACGTATCACAGAGAGACTCTTGACTATATAAGACGGCAAGCCAAATTTGATGACAAGGTCATGAGTTTTTTGCAT GATTGTATGGTTCACAAATTTCATAAAACAGTCTCCACTCTTCACAAACTGAAGTTTTCCTGTGGACGAAGCAAAGATGAGTGGGCGAAAATAATGGAAG GGGTGACAGAAGACGATTACGTGAGAAGGATGGAGGTGGTTTACTGTGCTGCATGTGACAGCCACATTCCTGTGGTTTTCAGCTCTGTACAGCAACAtcttcattcactcactcacctcaAGAGCAAAATG GCTTATAAGGAGCAGTTAAAAAGAGACAGCGTGGTCACAGCCAAAGCCATTataaataatgacaatgtgaaagtgCGCTATGAGAAGTACATGAAG GGAGAAGACCCATTTGCAACGGATGCCAAAGACACAAGTTCTGATTCTCAGGACCCTGAGAGATCCGATGAGGCGGAGGAGGACGAAGAGAACAGTGACTGA
- the znf326 gene encoding DBIRD complex subunit ZNF326 isoform X3, translating to MWTDNKEEMFPSSAENSGKCYCQPLFGSFASSESFETNGSDRYGAYESFGHGALSTEDVDSVFDHSNGGYSDSYSSTWTADVLSNWDRPNVMSSQRSRSPFSDSGRESQYSTSNLSDSSSLYSPSHSRPAPIGSRGRDMHPYVHRNYQGRSAVVPETEAQGVRCSSQNPSIWIERYHSASAALVFRGTKRKMMEPVPPCKLVKKKRIVKATPSIVGSHISKDSCFTTNSKETNGEHEHGKKVRAREKRRRRREKNHEKYGDKHRWAFTCAFCKFHTFEDKDIEKHFGSTYHRETLDYIRRQAKFDDKDCMVHKFHKTVSTLHKLKFSCGRSKDEWAKIMEGVTEDDYVRRMEVVYCAACDSHIPVVFSSVQQHLHSLTHLKSKMAYKEQLKRDSVVTAKAIINNDNVKVRYEKYMKGEDPFATDAKDTSSDSQDPERSDEAEEDEENSD from the exons ATGTG GACTGACAATAAAGAAGAAATGTTCCCATCCTCAGCTGAAAATTCAG GGAAATGCTACTGTCAGCCATTATTTGGATCGTTTGCATCCTCTGAGTCCTTTGAGACCAATGGCTCTGACAG ATATGGTGCCTATGAATCTTTTGGACATGGAGCCTTGAGCACTGAAGATGTAGATAGCGTTTTTGATCATTCTAATGGAGGGTACAGTGATTCCTATTCATCAACCTGGACTGCAGATGTCTTGTCAAACTGGGATAGGCCCAATGTCATGTCTTCCCAGAGGTCCAGGTCTCCATTTTCAGACAGCGGCAGAGAGAGTCAGTACTCAACTTCCAATCTCTCTGATTCCTCCAGCCTGTACTCTCCCTCACACTCTCGGCCTGCACCGATTGGCTCACGGGGGAGAGACATGCACCCATATGTGCACAGAAACTACCAGGGAAGAAGTGCTGTCGTACCTGAGACAGAAGCACAAGGTGTAAGG TGCTCAAGTCAGAACCCGTCTATTTGGATAGAGAGATACCACTCAGCATCTGCTGCTCTAGTGTTTCGAGGAACCAAGAGGAAGATGATGGAACCAGTGCCTCCTTGCAAGCTGGTTAAAAAAAAGAGGATTGTTAAAGCAACTCCCAGCATCGTGG GATCACACATTTCAAAG GACAGCTGCTTTACTACCAATAGCAAAGAAACAAATGGAGAGCATG AACATGGCAAAAAAGTTAGAGCCAGAGAGAAGCGCAGAAGACGACGAGAGAAGAATCATGAAAAATATGGCGATAAACACAG gtgggCTTTTACATGTGCTTTTTGTAAATTTCACACGTTTGAAGACAAAGACATTGAGAAACACTTTGGAAGCACGTATCACAGAGAGACTCTTGACTATATAAGACGGCAAGCCAAATTTGATGACAAG GATTGTATGGTTCACAAATTTCATAAAACAGTCTCCACTCTTCACAAACTGAAGTTTTCCTGTGGACGAAGCAAAGATGAGTGGGCGAAAATAATGGAAG GGGTGACAGAAGACGATTACGTGAGAAGGATGGAGGTGGTTTACTGTGCTGCATGTGACAGCCACATTCCTGTGGTTTTCAGCTCTGTACAGCAACAtcttcattcactcactcacctcaAGAGCAAAATG GCTTATAAGGAGCAGTTAAAAAGAGACAGCGTGGTCACAGCCAAAGCCATTataaataatgacaatgtgaaagtgCGCTATGAGAAGTACATGAAG GGAGAAGACCCATTTGCAACGGATGCCAAAGACACAAGTTCTGATTCTCAGGACCCTGAGAGATCCGATGAGGCGGAGGAGGACGAAGAGAACAGTGACTGA
- the znf326 gene encoding DBIRD complex subunit ZNF326 isoform X1, protein MWTDNKEEMFPSSAENSGKCYCQPLFGSFASSESFETNGSDRYGAYESFGHGALSTEDVDSVFDHSNGGYSDSYSSTWTADVLSNWDRPNVMSSQRSRSPFSDSGRESQYSTSNLSDSSSLYSPSHSRPAPIGSRGRDMHPYVHRNYQGRSAVVPETEAQGVRCSSQNPSIWIERYHSASAALVFRGTKRKMMEPVPPCKLVKKKRIVKATPSIVGSHISKDSCFTTNSKETNGEHEHGKKVRAREKRRRRREKNHEKYGDKHRWAFTCAFCKFHTFEDKDIEKHFGSTYHRETLDYIRRQAKFDDKVMSFLHDCMVHKFHKTVSTLHKLKFSCGRSKDEWAKIMEGVTEDDYVRRMEVVYCAACDSHIPVVFSSVQQHLHSLTHLKSKMAYKEQLKRDSVVTAKAIINNDNVKVRYEKYMKGEDPFATDAKDTSSDSQDPERSDEAEEDEENSD, encoded by the exons ATGTG GACTGACAATAAAGAAGAAATGTTCCCATCCTCAGCTGAAAATTCAG GGAAATGCTACTGTCAGCCATTATTTGGATCGTTTGCATCCTCTGAGTCCTTTGAGACCAATGGCTCTGACAG ATATGGTGCCTATGAATCTTTTGGACATGGAGCCTTGAGCACTGAAGATGTAGATAGCGTTTTTGATCATTCTAATGGAGGGTACAGTGATTCCTATTCATCAACCTGGACTGCAGATGTCTTGTCAAACTGGGATAGGCCCAATGTCATGTCTTCCCAGAGGTCCAGGTCTCCATTTTCAGACAGCGGCAGAGAGAGTCAGTACTCAACTTCCAATCTCTCTGATTCCTCCAGCCTGTACTCTCCCTCACACTCTCGGCCTGCACCGATTGGCTCACGGGGGAGAGACATGCACCCATATGTGCACAGAAACTACCAGGGAAGAAGTGCTGTCGTACCTGAGACAGAAGCACAAGGTGTAAGG TGCTCAAGTCAGAACCCGTCTATTTGGATAGAGAGATACCACTCAGCATCTGCTGCTCTAGTGTTTCGAGGAACCAAGAGGAAGATGATGGAACCAGTGCCTCCTTGCAAGCTGGTTAAAAAAAAGAGGATTGTTAAAGCAACTCCCAGCATCGTGG GATCACACATTTCAAAG GACAGCTGCTTTACTACCAATAGCAAAGAAACAAATGGAGAGCATG AACATGGCAAAAAAGTTAGAGCCAGAGAGAAGCGCAGAAGACGACGAGAGAAGAATCATGAAAAATATGGCGATAAACACAG gtgggCTTTTACATGTGCTTTTTGTAAATTTCACACGTTTGAAGACAAAGACATTGAGAAACACTTTGGAAGCACGTATCACAGAGAGACTCTTGACTATATAAGACGGCAAGCCAAATTTGATGACAAGGTCATGAGTTTTTTGCAT GATTGTATGGTTCACAAATTTCATAAAACAGTCTCCACTCTTCACAAACTGAAGTTTTCCTGTGGACGAAGCAAAGATGAGTGGGCGAAAATAATGGAAG GGGTGACAGAAGACGATTACGTGAGAAGGATGGAGGTGGTTTACTGTGCTGCATGTGACAGCCACATTCCTGTGGTTTTCAGCTCTGTACAGCAACAtcttcattcactcactcacctcaAGAGCAAAATG GCTTATAAGGAGCAGTTAAAAAGAGACAGCGTGGTCACAGCCAAAGCCATTataaataatgacaatgtgaaagtgCGCTATGAGAAGTACATGAAG GGAGAAGACCCATTTGCAACGGATGCCAAAGACACAAGTTCTGATTCTCAGGACCCTGAGAGATCCGATGAGGCGGAGGAGGACGAAGAGAACAGTGACTGA
- the lrrc8db gene encoding leucine rich repeat containing 8 VRAC subunit Db, whose amino-acid sequence MFTLTEVASLNDIQPTYRILKPWWDVFMDYLGVVMLMLAIFAGTMQLTKDQVVCLPVLESLEDRNPVPTERPPEKAIGSGSGGGHVTLAAAPLASKEQTDSVVQHFPQSSAVRQPQPTGLRTNLDFQQYVFVNQMCYHVALPWYSKYFPYLALIHTIVLMVSSNFWFKYPKTSSKIEHFVSILGKCFESPWTTKALSETACEDSEENKQRLTGASTLPKHFSTSSEEGSPNQSTPMLAKSSIKFSAEKPVIEVPSMTILDKKDGEQAKALFEKVRKFRTHVEDSDLIYKLYVAQTIIKTVKFILILCYTMTFVTSIKFDHDCEPEIKHLTGYSKFKCTHNMAFMLKKLLVSYIVLIFVYGLVCIYTLFWLFRRPLKEYSFEKVREESSFSDIPDVKNDFAFLLHMVDQYDQLYSKRFGVFLSEVSENKLREISLNHEWTFEKLRQHVTRNAQDKLELHLFMLSGVPDAVFDLTDLDVLKLELIPEARITAKISQMINLHELHFYHCPAKVEQTAFSFLRDHLRCLHVKFTDVAEIPTWVYMLKNLRELYLVGNLNSENNKMIGLESLRDLRHLKILHLKSNLTKVPTNITDLSPHLIKLVVHNDGTKLLVLNSLKKMMNLAELELHNCELERIPHAIFSLTNLQELDLKSNNIRTIEEVISFQHLKRLNCLKLWHNKIISIPLSISHVKNLEFLYLSHNKLETLPTTLFNLLKLRYLDVSNNSIVVIPPEVGFLQNLQHFAITGNKVEVVPKQLFKCTKLRTLSLGHNCILLLPEKIGQLLQLTHLELKGNCLDRLPAQLGQCRLLRRNGLIVEDHLFDSLPLEVKESISQEITANGV is encoded by the coding sequence ATGTTTACCCTCACAGAAGTTGCCTCTCTAAATGACATCCAGCCAACTTATCGGATACTGAAACCATGGTGGGACGTCTTTATGGATTACTTGGGTGTGGTCATGCTTATGCTGGCCATATTCGCCGGGACCATGCAGTTAACCAAAGATCAGGTGGTTTGCCTTCCTGTTCTAGAGTCGTTGGAGGACCGAAACCCTGTGCCCACGGAAAGGCCACCAGAAAAAGCTATTGGCTCAGGGTCAGGAGGAGGCCATGTGACATTGGCAGCTGCACCTTTGGCAAGCAAAGAACAAACCGACAGTGTTGTCCAACACTTCCCACAGTCGTCTGCTGTCAGGCAACCTCAGCCTACGGGTTTACGAACAAATCTGGATTTTCAGCAGTATGTCTTTGTTAATCAGATGTGCTACCATGTTGCCCTCCCGTGGTATTCAAAGTACTTTCCATATCTAGCTCTCATTCACACTATTGTTCTTATGGTAAGCAGTAACTTTTGGTTTAAGTATCCAAAGACCAGTTCCAAAATTGAGCATTTTGTGTCTATTTTGGGCAAATGTTTTGAGTCCCCTTGGACAACAAAGGCATTGTCTGAGACAGCCTGTGAAGATTCGGAAGAGAATAAGCAGAGATTGACTGGAGCCTCTACATTACCAAAGCATTTTTCAACCAGCAGTGAAGAGGGAAGTCCAAATCAGTCCACACCCATGCTTGCAAAATCTAGCATTAAGTTTTCTGCCGAGAAGCCAGTGATTGAAGTTCCAAGCATGACTATACTTGATAAGAAAGATGGAGAGCAAGCTAAAGCTCTTTTTGAGAAAGTGAGGAAGTTCCGTACACATGTTGAAGACAGTGACTTGATCTACAAACTTTATGTAGCTCAGACTATAATAAAAACTGTCAAGTTCATTCTGATTCTTTGCTACACCATGACCTTTGTCACCTCTATAAAATTCGACCATGATTGTGAGccagaaattaaacatttaactgGATACTCAAAATTTAAGTGCACCCACAACATGGCTTTCATGTTGAAAAAGCTTCTTGTTAGCTACATTGTCCTTATTTTTGTGTATGGCTTGGTTTGCATTTACACACTTTTTTGGCTATTTAGACGGCCCCTTAAGGAATATTCCTTTGAAAAAGTTCGAGAAGAAAGCAGTTTTAGTGATATCCCGGATGTGAAAAATGACTTTGCTTTTCTTCTTCACATGGTAGACCAGTATGACCAGTTGTACTCAAAACGTTTTGGTGTCTTTCTCTCAGAGGTAAGCGAGAACAAATTGCGGGAAATAAGCTTAAATCACGAGTGGACCTTTGAGAAACTACGGCAACACGTGACTCGTAATGCACAGGATAAACTTGAGCTGCATCTTTTTATGCTCTCAGGTGTCCCTGATGCTGTTTTTGACCTCACTGATTTAGATGTCCTGAAACTAGAACTCATCCCAGAGGCACGTATCACAGCAAAAATTTCCCAGATGATCAACCTACACGAGTTGCACTTTTACCATTGTCCCGCCAAAGTCGAACAGACTGCATTCAGTTTCCTCCGCGATCACCTCCGGTGCCTTCACGTCAAGTTTACGGACGTAGCAGAGATTCCAACTTGGGTTTACATGCTGAAGAACCTGAGAGAGCTCTACTTGGTGGGAAACTTGAACTCTGAGAATAACAAAATGATAGGATTAGAGTCCCTCAGGGACTTGAGGCACCTAAAGATCCTCCATCTGAAGAGCAACCTTACCAAGGTCCCAACTAACATTACAGACTTATCACCCCACTTGATCAAACTTGTGGTTCACAATGATGGTACTAAACTCTTGGTGTTAAACAGCTTGAAAAAGATGATGAACCTAGCTGAGTTGGAGCTGCACAATTGTGAGCTGGAGAGGATACCGCATGCAATTTTTAGTTTGACCAACCTGCAGGAGTTGGACTTGAAATCGAACAATATCCGTACCATTGAAGAGGTCATCAGCTTCCAGCACCTCAAAAGGCTTAATTGCCTCAAACTTTGGCACAATAAAATCATTTCCATTCCATTGTCCATAAGTCACGTAAAAAACCTTGAGTTCCTCTATCTGTCACATAACAAACTCGAGACCTTGCCTACCACTCTATTCAATCTTCTTAAACTGAGATACCTGGATGTTAGTAACAACTCCATTGTAGTGATTCCTCCAGAAGTGGGGTTTCTCCAAAATTTACAgcactttgccatcacaggaaacaaggTCGAAGTGGTGCCCAAGCAGCTGTTCAAATGCACAAAGTTGCGTACCTTATCCCTTGGACACAACTGCATCTTGTTGCTGCCGGAGAAAATCGGGCAGTTGCTGCAGCTCACTCATCTTGAGCTCAAGGGGAATTGTCTGGATCGCCTACCCGCACAGCTTGGCCAGTGCCGACTCTTGCGCCGAAATGGTCTCATTGTGGAGGACCACCTTTTTGATTCACTTCCCCTAGAGGTCAAAGAGAGCATAAGTCAGGAAATCACTGCTAATGGAGTGTGA